The Ranitomeya imitator isolate aRanImi1 chromosome 6, aRanImi1.pri, whole genome shotgun sequence genome window below encodes:
- the TRIB1 gene encoding tribbles homolog 1, with translation MIANVQRQSRLGAPRLVTCRAHSKRLESDEPPAKCPRLSESPPDSGLLPSPGSPQPPALHSASPQHQGPTCIGNYLLLPAGDRDNVTRALNLHTGEELQCKVFPLKHYQKKIQPYIHLPWHRNITGIVEIIHGESKAYVFFEKEFGDMHSYVRSCKRLGEEEAAKLFKQIISAVSHCHRSSLVLGDLKLRKFVFSDKDRTQLRLESLEDAHIMKGKDDALSDKHGCPAYVSPEILNTTGTYSGRSADVWSLGVMLFTLLVGRYPFHDSDPSSLFSKIRRGQFCIPDHVSPKARCLIRSLLRKEPSERLTADEILLHPWFEAATQPSYADQESSNTDQLVPDIPPNCDDLESFFC, from the exons ATGATTGCCAACGTGCAGAGGCAGAGCCGGCTGGGAGCCCCCCGTCTGGTCACCTGCAGAGCCCACTCCAAGAGGCTGGAGAGCGATGAGCCACCTGCTAAATGCCCCCGGCTCAGCGAGTCCCCCCCAGACAGCGGACTGCTGCCCTCCCCGGGCTCCCCACAGCCCCCCGCTCTGCACAGCGCATCCCCCCAACACCAAGGACCGACCTGCATAGGGAACTACCTGCTGCTACCGGCCGGAGACCGGGACAACGTGACCAGAGCCCTCAACCTGCACACGGGCGAGGAGCTGCAGTGTAAG GTTTTCCCCTTAAAGCATTACCAGAAAAAAATCCAGCCGTACATCCACCTGCCCTGGCACCGGAACATCACCGGGATTGTAGAGATCATCCATGGAGAGAGCAAGGCCTACGTATTCTTCGAGAAGGAGTTTGGCGACATGCACTCCTACGTGCGAAGCTGTAAGCGGCTGGGCGAAGAGGAGGCGGCCAAGTTATTTAAGCAGATCATCAGCGCTGTTTCCCACTGCCATCGATCTTCTCTTGTCTTAGGAGACCTCAAGCTGAGGAAGTTCGTCTTCTCCGACAAAGACAG GACTCAACTCAGACTGGAAAGCTTGGAGGACGCTCATATCATGAAAGGAAAAGACGATGCTTTGTCGGACAAGCATGGCTGCCCAGCTTATGTGAGCCCGGAGATTCTGAACACCACTGGGACTTATTCCGGGAGATCGGCCGATGTTTGGAGCTTGGGAGTCATGCTCTTCACTCTCCTGGTGGGACGCTATCCTTTCCATGACTCAGATCCGAGTTCCCTCTTTTCAAAAATTAGACGTGGACAGTTCTGTATTCCGGACCATGTATCTCCAAAAGCTAGGTGCCTTATACGAAGCCTTTTGAGGAAAGAACCTTCTGAAAGACTGACTGCAGATGAGATATTATTGCATCCCTGGTTTGAGGCTGCAACGCAACCCAGTTACGCGGACCAGGAATCGAGTAACACTGACCAACTAGTCCCGGATATCCCTCCGAACTGTGATGACCTGGAGTCGTTCTTCTGCTAG